ACCAGCTGTTAAGTGAAGTTTTTTATCTGCTTCTTTTTTTAGCTCATTCTTAAATGTGCTCTCAATTATTACAAGGTTAAAGTTTTTGATTTGCTGTATGAGTTCTTTAAAATAACCAGTATCTGTGATGTATGCAACTTTTAGTCCTTTTTTAGATTTTCCAAGTATTTCTGATGGCTTTATAATTTTTCCGTTTACTAGTATTTCTTTTCCATCTTGCAGGGCTTTTCTAATAGGCCCTTTAGGAATATTTAACTCTTCTGCTTTTTCTGTATTGAATTTGCCGGGTTTATCTTTTTCTATAAACAAATATCCAACACATTCTATTGAATGTTTTAGTTTGGTGTATTCAATTTTTTTTGTTTTATCTTCATATATTGTTTTTTCGGTTTTATCTATGATTATTTCTTTATAAATTATTTCATAGTTTTTATATATTTTGAGCATGTCTATATTTGCTTTTGTATAGTTTTTTATTCCAACAGGTCCAGCGATTATTAATGGGTCTTTTCTTGTTTCTCCACTTTGTGACATTAGCATCACTATTCCGAGTAATCCTGTGATGTGATCAGCATGCAAGTGCGTAATACAAATCATTTTTATTTTTTGCCAAGATATTTTTTGTTTTCTTAAAGACATTTGAGTTCCTTCTCCACAATCGAATAAAAAATTTTCTCCATTGTATTCGATTAGCACGGACGACAAATATCTATTATGGAGTGGCCTTGTTCCCCCAGTTCCTATAATATTAATATTAAATCCCAAAGACTATTCTCCTGGTTTGTTCTGAAAGTATTAATTAATTTTAATTGCTTTGTTAAATTTTGCGTCACTTTCTAGTTTCTCTTTGGATAAGAATTATTTTCGCTCAACTCAAACATTATATTATTTTTTTTTGAATTTACAAATATTAAGAGATATAATTGCTTATTAGTATATGGATTTAAAATTTTTGATTTTAGGAATGATCCAAAGTATTATAATATTTTTCATATCTTTTAATATGATAATGATTTGGAATTTTGTCAATTTTTTCAATGTTATTAACTAGTAAATTGGATAAGTATGGTGCCATTGATATACCTCTTGTTCCAAAGCCATTTAATATGAAGATATTTTCATACTTAGGGTGTTCTCCCAAGAAAGGTTCTCTGTCAAGAGTTGAAGGTCTTATGTGGGCTTTTTGACCAATGACTTTGCATTTTAGATTTGTTATTTTTTTAAATTTTTCTAATAATTCTAGTTTTGCCCATTCATTTGTAAGTGTGTTCCAAGTGTTCCATTCGTAAGTGCCCCCAAGGTAAAATTTATTTCCTTTTAAGTGAATTAAAGATACGTGTCTATTATAAATCTCTTTAAAATTTAAATTTTTGCATTCTAATAAAATGATTTCGCCTTTTGCAGGCTCAAATGGGAGATAAGAAAAAAATCCTTTGAGTTTTTCTTTATATCCTTTTGCAAATATTAATTTTTCAAATTTTAAATCTTCTATTTTGAAAAAACTCTCTTCAAGTTTAATTTTATTTTCCTCTATATTTTTGTTTATATATGATTGTTTTTTGATTAAATATTTTTTAATATTTTCTATATAGATTTTTGTATTAATCCTAGCACCTTTTATTATCATTCCGCCATTAGAGTCGTTTGAGAAATTGTAAATTTTTCCATCTTGTATTTTCAAAATAAAGTTTGTCATGTTTTTATCATTTTCAAGTTTATCAAGTAGTTCATATTTTTGATTTTTAGTAGTAAAGGGTCTAAATATATTTTTTTCCATAAAAAAGTCGGATTTAATAGTTTTTTCAATTTCTTGATAGTAATTTTTTGCAAATTGGAAAATATGTGGTTCTTTCCAGGCAATGTTCATTTTTCTGCCCATAATAGGATTAATAAGCCCACCTGCTACTATTGTTGCTTTTGTATCTTCATCGTCAAAAAGAATTATTTTTTTATTTCTTTTAAGTAGTTCGTAAGCAACGGTGCTTCCTGCTATTCCTCCTCCGATAACTGCAAATTCATGGTGCATTATAAACTCCTTTTTAAATATTACTTAATTTGTAAAAATTTAGATTATTTTTTGATTTTAATTAAGTTTAATTAAATATTTATTTGTCTTTTGTTTTTAGAAATTAAGTGTAATTGTTTAATTTTTGTGCTTTTTTATCATTTAAAAACCTTTTATTTTCAATTATAATATATCAGTATGTTTTTTATAAGGGATGTTTTATGACTGGGAAAGAAGATAATGATGCTTGTGCAATACATGATAAATCATTGAAATTGGTTTTAAAGAGCAGATCAATAGTTATTGCTGGCGAGATTACTAAGGATGTTTCTAGGCTTTTTCAGGAAAAAATATTATTGTTAGAGACTTTAGATTTTAAAAAGCCTATATTTGTGTATATTGACTCAGAAGGAGGCGATATTGATGCTGGATTTGCTATTTTTAATATGATTCGTTTTGTTAAGCCTAAAGTTTTTACAGTTGGAGTAGGGCTTGTTGCTAGTGCTGCTGCTTTAATTTTTTTGGCTGCAAAATTAGAAAATAGATTTTCATTGCCTTTTGCCAGGTATTTATTACATCAACCCTTGAGTGGATTTAAAGGAGTTGCTACAGATATTGAGATTTACACTAATGAGTTAAATAAAGTTAAAAAAGAACTTAATAATATTATTTCAAAAGAAACGGGTCAAAAAATTTCTAAAATAGAAAAGGATATTGATAGAGATTTTTGGTTAGACAGTAGTGCTGCGAAAAAGTATGGACTTGTATTTGAAGTTGTTGAAACAAAGTATCAACTTGAAGAGTTTATTTCCGCTTAGTGTTTTATTTTTTTCCTGTAATGTTGTAGGTACAGATTTTAGTGTTTTAGAGCTTAAGGTTGCAAATTCTAATTAAATGGTGACTTTTTTCAAGGGTTACTCGATTCTGCTTACAATATTTTAAATCAAAGTTTTGATTTAATAATTATTAAAAACCTTGAAAATAAAAATGTGCTGGATTTAATTAATAATAGAGTTTTATTTAGAACTTTTAAGAATGCTTATTTTATTGATCAAGGCAGAGGCCTTTCTGTTAGTATTCTTTCTAGGCGCAAAATAAATATCAAAGTTTTAAGTGTAATGCAAGATTTTTGCGATTTAAAATTAGGATTGCTTGTGGATTTTAAATTTAAGAATAATCACTATGGTATTGTTATTTATAATTTAAGCAAGGATTTTATTAAAAGTTTAACTAATTTGCAAGTTAGTGAGCAAATTTTATATTTAAAAGCCCAAATAAATAAATTGATGTTTGTTTTAGATGAATCTGAATTTGTTATTTTTGATTTATTAATCAAGAATGGATTTTTTAGTTTAATAAATGATTCAAGCAATATTTCAATGTTAGCGAATAAAATCGATTTTAGAGTTCTTTCTAATTTTTTGCTAGGTTTTCTTTATATTCATTTATGTTTGTAATTTTAGATTATTTGCATAGCAATTATGTTATTGAAAATTTTCCTCAAAAAATAGTTATCAATTGAGTTTATATATTTATTTTCTTATTTAACTTGACATTATAATATATTATTATTTATCATAATATTCTATGCCGAAGTGGTGGAATTGGTAGACACACAGGACTTAAAATCCTGAGGAGGAAGCTCCGTACCGGTTCAAGTCCGGTCTTCGGTATTTTTAGATTTTTTATTTATATTTCTCAGCCAATTTCTTGTTTATAAAAATTCCCATCATAAATGATGCTCCTAAAGATGTAAAAGATGTAAAGCTGATTTTAAAGTTCAATTTTAATATAATTAATATCATTTGTAGAATTGATCCAAAAATCAAGCCTTTTGATAGATAAATAAAATTATTTAAGTGATTATCTATTATTTTCTTTATTATCAATATTGATGTAATTATTCCTATTGTTGCAGCTGTTGCAAATATTGTAATAAGAGTAATGTTAAATTCAGACACAATAAGTATTATTTCTTTATAAAAGCCAAGTAGCAAAAGCATTGCAGATCCTGAGATTCCTGGCAAGATCATTGATGCTCCGCTTATTGTTCCAGAGGATATCAATAATAAGTGATATTTTATTGAATTTTTGTCTTTAGGTATTGTACTCTGCAATTGCATATTAGATTCTTTAATTATTAAGAAGAGTGCAATAATGGCCATGCCAATAAAAAACAATAAATTGTTTAATATTTTTGTATTATTATTTATTTCTTTTATGGGTATTTCTGTGTTTAGTGTTAGTATATTCCCAAATGCTAACCCTATGAAAAATGCTATTAACAGTGCCTCTATTATTCCATTGTTAAAAACATAAGCTTTAAATATTTTTGCAGTTAATAATATTGAGGTTAGCATTCCTGTTGCTAAAATAGTCAAAAATATTAAATTTTTTTTGATTTCTGTGAGTTTTAAGATTCCTGAGATAGAGTCTATTATTTTATAATAAACTTTTAATATTAAAGCCAGTGTTCCCCCAGAAACTCCTGGGATTATGTTTGCAATTCCAAGTAAAATTCCTTTGATATAAATATTAAGCATTTTTATTGTTATATTTTGAGTATTTTTGATTTGAATGTCTTACCTGTCATCACCTTCACCATGTATTGTTCCATTTTCATGTCGTTTTTGTATTTTTTTTAAGTTTGTAAGAGCAACGTCTTCAAGTGTAATGCCCAAATTATTGCTTAAGCTTGACAAGTACCATAATACGTCTCCAAGCTCTTTTTTAATTGATATTAAATACTCATCATCAATAATGTAATTTTTGTCTCTTCCCAGTTTTTTTATTTTTTCAACAACTTCTCCAGTTTCACCAGCAAGGCCAAGTGTTGTTAAAATTAATTCTTCTTTTTTATTTTTATATATAGCAGTATTTTTTGCTCTTTTTTGGTATTCGTTTAGCTCCATGTTGAGAGTCAGTTTATTACAGTTTGTTATTATTTGCAAGTCCAAACAGGATTTATTTTTTTTATAATTTTTATTATATTTGATTAATTAATCGCAAAAGAATTTGTACTATGAATAAAACTTTTTTGTTATTTAAAGTAGTTTTCTTTTTTTTTAAAATAATTTGTGTTTTTTCTTATCCAGAAATAAAAAATTTCTCAAGAAAAGATCCTATTTTTTCTGATCTTAAAATTAAAGTTTTAAAATATAATAAAAAACAGCATATTCCCTTATTTTTTTATTTATATAAAGTTAAAAAAAGAGATACTTTTTTTAAAATTGCTAACAAAATAAACGGATGGCAGTCTGGCATTGCTACTGTTAATTTATTAGATTCTCCTGTTGTGAGTGTTGGGCAAGAGATTCTTATTCCTAGTAAAAAAGGAGTTTTTGTTTTTGATAGTAAAGATTATAGGTTTAATAATTTGCTTTTAGCAACAAGGGATCTTACTAAAGCTGAAAAGGTAAAAGTTAAAAGGAACGATAGAGTTTATGAATTTTATTTTTTTGATTTTGTTAAGAATCCAGATTTTGGACTTTTTTCTGGCACAGAGTTACTTTTTTTCTTAAATTCTAGTTTTATTTTTCCTTTAAAAAAATTTATTGTTAGTTCTGATTTTGGATTTAGAAATGATCCTTTCACTGGCAATAAAAGTTTTCATACGGGAATAGATCTTGCAGCTCCAATGAATACGGAAGTGTATTCCTCTTCTTCGGGAATAGTCATTGAAGCTGGATACAATGATCTTTATGGCAATTTTGTTGTAGTTGGTCACAAAAATAATATTAAATCTCTTTATGGGCATTTAAATTCATATTCTGTAAAGATAGGGGATTTTGTTAAATCGGGTGAATTGCTTGGAAGAGTGGGGCAAACGGGGCGTTCAACAGGGCCCCATTTGCACTTTGAAATATTAAAAAAAAATGTTCCCATTAACCCTTTAAGGGTTTTAAAGTAAAGACAGGTTGCAGGCTAGCTAAATATATGATATTATCAAATTATATTGATTATTAATAAATAATAGTGTATAATTGTCTGTTCGATAAAAATATTTTTACACTTTTGCACCAAAATTTTAGAATAAAGTGTTTCATTTTAATATAATTATTGGCATTAAAAAATTTTTTGGTTTCAAAACTATACATCCAATTTAAATTAACATTATTTTTTTATATTGATTATAATTTAATAATTTAAAATAAATCTTATTGATCAATCTGATATTCGATTATTTTATTGTGTAAAGTTTTTCTTCCTATTTTTAGTATTTCGGCGCATTTGCTCTTGTTATTTTTAAAATGAAAAAGTGTTTGTTTTATTATTTCTTTTTCAGCCTTTTTTAGGCTAATTCCTATTGGTAGTGTTATTTTAAATGTAAGATTTTCATTATTTTTTATTTTTGCTGGTAAATCTTCTTTAGTGATTTGTTTACCTTTTGATAATATTAATGCGCTTTCAAGTACATTTTTTAATTCTCTAATATTTCCTGGCCAATCGTAATAATAGAGAGCTTTCATTGCATCATTAGAAAGAGTTTTTTCTTCTCTATTGTTTGCCTTTGCGACGTCTTTTATTAGTATGTTTGTTAGATAGGATATATCATCTTTTCTTTCTCTTAAAGGCGGGATGTTTATATTAATGATGTTTAATCTATAAAATAAATCTTCTCTAAATTTTCCCTTTTTAATTTCCTCTTCAATGTTTTTATTTGTTGCGGCCAAAAGCCTGATATCAACTTTAATTGTAGCCTCTCCCCCAACACGTTCAAAGGCTTTGTTTTGCAGTACTCTTAAAAGTTTGACTTGAATTTCAGGTGAAATTTCTGCTATCTCATCAAGAAAAATTGTGCCCCTGTTTGCAAGTTCAAATCTGCCTTTTTTTTTGGAAATTGCTCCAGTGAATGCACCTTTTTCATGCCCAAAAAGTTCACTTTCAAGGATGCTTTCAGAAAGTGCCGCGCAATTTACTTTTATAAATGGTTTGTCATTTCTGTTTGAAAGGTCAAAAATAGCATCTGCTATTATTTCTTTACCGACACCGCTTTCGCCTGTTATAAGAACAGATGCATTTGATTTTGCTATTTTTATTACAAGTTCAAAAATTTTTTGTATTAATAGTGATTTTCCCATGATTTTTTCATAGTATTTTAGATCTTTTCTTATTAGTATATTTTCTAAATTAGCATTTTCATCATTGTTATTTCCTTTTTTATTTAGAGACCTTTTTATTATTAGCAAAAGCCTTTCAAGGTCTAATGGTTTTGTTAAAAAATCGTAAGCGCCTTCTCTCATAGCATCTACAGCAGAATCAACTGTTCCGTGGGCTGTTAGAATAATAAAAGGTATTCCTAAGTTTTTTTCTTTAACTATTTTGAGCAATTTTTCTCCAGATATTTGAGGCATTCTCAGGTCAGATATTATTACATCAAGATGTTCATTTTCAATTGTTTCAAGAGCTTCTTCTCCGTCACTAGCAGTGAAAACAAAGTATCCTTCATCCTCAAGATAAGTGGCAATTCCTTCTCTAATATTCTTTTCATCATCGGCTACAAGTATTTTACTCATATTCAATACCCTTCGATTAAAATATTTTTTTTATTTAGTTTAGGAAGTGTAATTGTAAAAATAGTGCCTTTGCTTTCTTTGCTTTCCACAAAAATTTCACCCCCAAGCTCTTTTATTATTTTATAAGAAATGGTAAGTCCTATTCCACTTCCTTTTTCTTTTGTGCTAAATTGAGGTTTAAATATTTCTTCTTTTACCTCATCTTTTATTCCGTTTCCGTTATCTTTTATGTTGATATGTATTTTATTATCTTTTTCGAATAGAAAAATTTCTATCTTTTTTATTTCTTTTTTTGTTTCAAGTAGTGCTTCTTCTGCGTTTTTAACTATGTTTATAATAACTTGTTTTAAAAGTTTCTCATCAATAAGAATATTGCTTATTTTGTTTAAATTAAGCAATAGTTTTATGTTTTTACTTTCTAATCCGGGATTTAACAATTCACATACACTGCCTATTACTTGTTTAATGTCTTTTTCTTGCAAATTGATTTTTATTGGTCTGACAGTTAATAAAAATTCTGTCACTATTTTATCTACTCTGTTTATTTCTTCTTTTATTACTTTAAAGTAATTTTCAGCTTTACCATTTTTCATTTTTTGTTTTTCAATTTCTTTTTTTAGAAGTTGTAAATTTATATCGATTGCTCCAAGTGGGTTTTTGATTTCATGGGCAATATTTCTTGCATGTCTTGTAAAAGAGGCCAAAGCCTCAACTCTTCTAAATAGTTCTTCTTTCTTTTTTTTCTCTTTAATGTCTTCGATTAAAATAATATTGCCTTCAAGTTTTTTTTCTTTTACATAAGGCATAAATGAAATTTTAATATATATGCTGTTTGAGATTGGAACTTCTAATCCTATTATTTTGTCTTCTGTTCTAACTAGTTCTTTTATTAAATTTATTAAGATTGGAATTTGAATGTCATCAAGAATTTCTATTTTTGATTTAGATGTTAAAGCTAAAATTTGGTATAAAATCTTGTTTGAGTAGATTATGTTGTTTTGTTTATCAAGCACAATAATTCCTTCATTAATTGATGCAAATATTCCGTCATATATTTCTATTTTTTTGTAAATTTGTTCAATAAATTTAGTTTTCTGTTCATTAGATAATTTGTTTAGCTTTGTTAAAGCTTTTTTGAAAAAATTATTCATATCTCCTCATAATTTAGCATCAAGTTTTCTATTATTAATTTTTTATTTTGATTATAGGGACGATATTTGTAAATATTTTTTAAATGCTGTGTGTATTTGAGATATTGATTTATGTTTATTTTGTTTTCTAAAAAATCTTTTCTAATGTTAATTAAAAGTTCGTTTAAAAATATTTTAAAGCTTTGATCATCTTTTATAAAATCGATTTTTTCAAGATTAAATATGGATTTTTTTTCTTTTATTATATTTAGGATTTTTACCAATTCTTTTTTTATTTTTTTGCTTTCTTCTTTGTAAAATAAGGCGAAATATTCCTCAATTGTTATATCTTTATTTATTAGGAAGCTTTCTTTAAATATTTGAATTTCTAAGCTTCTTTCTGGTTTTGTGAAATTGTAGACTCTAAGTCTTGAAAGTATTGTTTTTGGTATTTTGTTTTTATTTCTTGCTGATAAGATAAAGTAAATGTTTGAAGGAGGTTCTTCTAGTATTTTTAAAAGTGAATTGTGCACGTTAAATGATAAATTTTCGATTTCGTTTATGTATATTACCTTTGATTTTTCTTTTTCAGAAAAAATCCAAGTTTGAAATTTTTTTACATCATGAACGGTAATGCTATGATTTAATTCTTTGTTTATATTTTCTATATTTTTTATAAGCTCATTTTTTATGTTTTCATTGTATTCTTTTTCATAATAAACAGAATTTATGTAGTTAATATTTTTTTCTATTTTTTTTAAATTTTTTTCATTACTGAAATAACATTTTGTAAAAATTACAGTTTTAATGTATTCCAGATATTTATTTGCTATCTTTTGTGAATTTGTAGAAAGATGTGCTTTTGCTTCTACTGTATCAAGATTTGAGAAAATAAGTAAATTGGGGTTTGTTAAGTTTTTTATATTTAATATTTTTTTTGCAAGCTCAATTGCGCTGATCTTTTTTGATGAAAATTTTTCTCCTAGTAAAAGAATTGCATTTGGCAGTATTTTTTGATCATATTCGTTTATTATTTCCTTTGCAATCTTTGGAAGCATTGTCATTATTGGCTCCTTATTTTGTTTTTGAAATTTTAAATAGATAGTTTATTCCAGGATTTAAATAATCAAGCAGTTTGCTTTCTTTTAGGAAATATTCAGGTTTAAATATTTGTTGTGAGTGTATTATGTAAACCACGATTGCAATTATTCCAAAAGCTTCAAGTAAACCAAGCACCAAGCCTAATATTCTGTTGAAAAATAATAATTTAAGCTGACTTATTATTGATTCTATTAATGATTGTAGGATTAAAAATCCTATATGTATGAGCAAAAAAAATACAAGTAGTGCTTGAATGTAGGATAGTTCAACAATAGGTTCAACCAGTTTTCTAAACTCTTCAGTTTTTTTATAAAGCAGTAGTATTAAAACAAAAACTTCAGCAAATCCACTAATTTCTTTAATAAATCCTCTTAAAAACCCTCTAAATCCTAAAGATGTAAAAACTATTATTATTAGTATGTCTACTATTCCTGTTATTTTTACAGGATCGTTTGTTATCATTTAGATTTTGTCTCCTTAATATCTTTTATTAGCAATTTAGCTATTAAAGTTGAAGAATGCTTGTTGTTGAATTTTTTGATATTCTCTTTGAGAGAGCTGATTTTTTCTCTATCTTTTAAAGTTTCTTTTATAATTTTTAAAATATTTGTATTTACAATTTCATCTTCATCTATATAAATGCAAGCATTTTGATTTTTTAGTAGTTTTGCATTTTTAATTTGATCTCCTCTAGAGCCTTTTTTAAATGGAATCAAAATTACACATGCACTAGCATTTGCAAATTCTTTTATTGCTCCAGCTCCAGCTCTGCTTATTATTATATTGGAAAATTTAACTATGCTTGCCATTTCTTCTGCGTTAAAAAATTGTCTTCTCAGGTAATTGTTTTCTCTAAGATCATTTAAGTTTTTTCCCGATTGATGGATGAAGTAGATTTCAATATCCTGTTTAATACAGAGCGCAAGGTTGTTTAAAGCATTAGCTCCAAGAGATCCCCCAAGTATGCTAACAATTGGTTTGCTAGTGTGTTGTGTCAATTGTTTAATGGTTTTGGGGTTTGGATTTAAAAATTCTCTTCTTATGGGAGATCCTGTGTAGACAATGGTTTTGTGGTTTTTGAAGTATTTTTCACTTTCTTTAAAGCTTATGTGTATTTTATTTGCAAATTTAGAGTTAATTTTTGTTGCAAGTCCAGGGTCTAGATCCATTTCGTGGGTTATTCTTTTTATTTTTAGCAAACTAGATGCAATAATTGTAGGAGTTGAAACAAATCCCCCAGTTGCATAAATAATTTGAGGTTTATATTTTTGTAAAATGTAGAAGCTTTTTATTATTCCAAGTATTACTTTAAAAAAGTCAGTAAAGTTTTGAAGAGAAAAATAGCGCCTAAGTTTTCCGCACGGAATCGAAATAAATTTAATGTTATTTTGTTCTTTTATTAATTTTTCTTCTATGGAATTTTTTTTACCTATCCAAAAAAATTCAATTTCATTGTCAAATTCTTTTAATGCTTGTATTATGGATATTCCTGGAAATACGTGACCTCCAGTTCCCCCTCCTGTAAAAAATATTATTTTTTTATTTGACATATTTTTGCTTACTCATAAAAATATAAAGTACCCCCTTTGTAGTAAATTTTTTGTACATTTTATTCTAGCAATATATTGCAATTCAAATATTTCCTTTGTACTAAAAATCGATTTAATCTTTAAAATTTAATTTAATGAAATTAAAATTCAAAATGTATTTTTTAAAAAATTTTCAATCCGAACCCCTTCTTTTTTTAAAGAATTTTCTTTAATTGAATCTTTTATTATTAAGTGAATAGCTTTTGTTGTTTTTTCTAAGGCCTTTTCTATTTCGAATTTTTCCAAGTAACCTATAAGCAAGCTAGTAAATAAATCTCCTGTTCCACTGAAATTTTGTTCTAATCTTTCTAAGAAAAATTCTGAGTATTCGTTGCTTTTAGGATTGTAGCAAATGTTTCCCAAAAGATCCCCTTTTTTGACGCTTGTAACAACTACTATTCCTTTTGTATCAAGATTTAATATTGCTTTTATAATATCATCTTTGTTGTTGAGTTGTGAGCTTTTGCTTAGCATTTCAAGTTCTGTGATATTGGGTGTTATTATGTTTGCGTACTTTATGATTTTTCTAAATCCACTAATTATTTTATTATCAAATATAGGGTAAATTATTCCATCGTCAGCAAACACAGGGTCAATTACAATTTTTTCAAATTTTATTAATTTAATTATTTTTTCTATTGCTATTTGTTGTTTTTTGCTTCCTAGAAATCCGGTATAGAGTATGTCAAAGTTTTCATTTTGCTCTTTCCATATATTGATAAATTTTTCTAGATGATCGGTTAAATCCACTATTTCAAATTTTTTATAAGCTGTGGAAGCAGAAAGGACGGCTGTCACAAAAGGACAAACTTGCATATTAAACGAAGATATTACTGGTATACATATTGTAAGAGATGTTCTTCCCATACTTGAAATATCATGCATTGCTAAAATTCTTTTCATTATTTTTTCCTTTATGCTGGTTTTTATAATTTTCTATTCTTGAGTTTACATCAGTTTCAATTGAACTTTCTCCATATTTTAAATACATATTAAATCCAAGTCCCGCAATCATTGCTCCATTGTCTGTGCAAAGGTCAAGAGGAGGGTAGTAGGTTTGTATTTTAAGCTTATCTATTTTTTTTCTTAAATATAAATTGCTTGCAACACCGCCTGCTATTACCAATTTGTTGATTTGAGTATCTTTTATTGCCCTTTTTAATGGGGTGATTAGATTTTCAAATGCGGCTTTTTGGAAGCTTGCAGCTATATTATTTTTTGTTGTTGGATTATCTTTGCTTTTGAATTTTTCGAGTTGGTGTATGCAGGCTGTTTTTAATCCGGAGTATGAAAAATCATACCAGTTTTCTTTTTTTTTAAAGGTGGTAATTGGAAATTGAAATGTATTTTCATCTCCATTTTTAGATATTTTT
This genomic interval from Borreliella andersonii contains the following:
- the murG gene encoding undecaprenyldiphospho-muramoylpentapeptide beta-N-acetylglucosaminyltransferase, with translation MSNKKIIFFTGGGTGGHVFPGISIIQALKEFDNEIEFFWIGKKNSIEEKLIKEQNNIKFISIPCGKLRRYFSLQNFTDFFKVILGIIKSFYILQKYKPQIIYATGGFVSTPTIIASSLLKIKRITHEMDLDPGLATKINSKFANKIHISFKESEKYFKNHKTIVYTGSPIRREFLNPNPKTIKQLTQHTSKPIVSILGGSLGANALNNLALCIKQDIEIYFIHQSGKNLNDLRENNYLRRQFFNAEEMASIVKFSNIIISRAGAGAIKEFANASACVILIPFKKGSRGDQIKNAKLLKNQNACIYIDEDEIVNTNILKIIKETLKDREKISSLKENIKKFNNKHSSTLIAKLLIKDIKETKSK
- a CDS encoding PfkB family carbohydrate kinase; translation: MKRILAMHDISSMGRTSLTICIPVISSFNMQVCPFVTAVLSASTAYKKFEIVDLTDHLEKFINIWKEQNENFDILYTGFLGSKKQQIAIEKIIKLIKFEKIVIDPVFADDGIIYPIFDNKIISGFRKIIKYANIITPNITELEMLSKSSQLNNKDDIIKAILNLDTKGIVVVTSVKKGDLLGNICYNPKSNEYSEFFLERLEQNFSGTGDLFTSLLIGYLEKFEIEKALEKTTKAIHLIIKDSIKENSLKKEGVRIENFLKNTF